In Thermus filiformis, one DNA window encodes the following:
- a CDS encoding NifB/NifX family molybdenum-iron cluster-binding protein, with amino-acid sequence MRVAIALHKEKEAVYPGPFGHAPRFAIYELGEEARLLEIRPNPYAALEGGDKPEKMRALLQDVDLRVGARFGHHAHPGGFRRLEVGAVSLEEALAQLRASLG; translated from the coding sequence ATGCGGGTAGCCATCGCGCTTCACAAGGAGAAAGAGGCCGTATACCCTGGCCCCTTCGGCCACGCCCCCCGGTTCGCCATCTATGAGCTGGGGGAGGAGGCGAGGCTTCTGGAGATCCGGCCCAACCCCTACGCCGCCCTCGAGGGCGGGGACAAGCCGGAAAAGATGCGGGCTCTCCTGCAGGACGTGGACCTCCGAGTGGGGGCCCGCTTCGGCCACCACGCCCACCCCGGGGGGTTCCGCCGCCTGGAGGTGGGGGCGGTCTCCCTGGAGGAGGCCCTGGCCCAGCTCAGGGCCAGCCTGGGGTGA
- the moaC gene encoding cyclic pyranopterin monophosphate synthase MoaC, with product MDLTHFKDGRPHMVDVTQKPPTVRTATAEAYVRLTPEALAALKAGGVGKGDPLVVAQLAGIMGAKRTADLIPLCHPLPLTGVEVRLELQEDQARVRVEATVRTKAETGVEMEALTACAVAALTVYDMLKAASKGLEITDLRLLHKAGGKSGEWRR from the coding sequence ATGGACCTCACCCACTTCAAGGACGGCCGCCCGCACATGGTGGACGTGACCCAGAAGCCCCCCACCGTCCGCACCGCCACCGCCGAGGCCTACGTGCGCCTGACCCCCGAGGCCCTGGCCGCCCTGAAGGCGGGCGGGGTGGGGAAGGGGGACCCCCTTGTGGTGGCCCAGCTGGCGGGGATCATGGGGGCGAAGCGGACCGCCGACCTCATCCCCCTCTGCCACCCCTTGCCCCTCACGGGGGTGGAGGTGCGCCTCGAGCTCCAGGAGGACCAGGCCCGGGTCCGGGTGGAGGCCACGGTGCGGACCAAGGCCGAGACCGGGGTGGAGATGGAGGCCCTCACCGCCTGCGCCGTGGCGGCCCTGACCGTGTACGACATGCTCAAGGCGGCGAGCAAGGGGCTGGAGATCACCGACCTCCGCCTCCTCCACAAGGCCGGGGGGAAGAGCGGGGAGTGGAGAAGATGA
- a CDS encoding NAD(P)(+) transhydrogenase (Re/Si-specific) subunit beta, with amino-acid sequence MDLIQAAYFLVAFLFIMGLKRMSHPTTAKSGIVWAGWAMLIAVLATFFWPGMGNFALILVALILGTAVAWWAAVRVAMTDMPQMVAIYNGMGGGAAATIAMVELLKGAFETPGLMALAILGGLIGSVAFTGSLIAFAKLQGIMKSRPILFPLQKPLNLLVLLLAAGFGLYLLFNDATSVIVLFFLLALLFGVLMTLPIGGGDMPVVISLYNAFTGMAVGFEGFAVGNPALMVAGTLVGAAGTLLTFLMAKAMNRSLWSVLVGGFGVEQEAGEVKGSLKPIDVEDAAVMLAYANKVVFVPGYGMALSQAQHKVKELAELLESRGVEVKFAIHPVAGRMPGHMNVLLAEAGVDYDKLKDLEEINPEFPTVDVAVVIGANDVVNPAARRPGSPLYGMPILDVDKAKNVIVIKRGQGKGFAGVENELFYADNTRMLYGDAQDVLAKLTQALKKL; translated from the coding sequence ATGGACCTCATCCAAGCCGCGTACTTCCTGGTGGCCTTCCTCTTCATCATGGGCCTGAAGCGGATGTCCCACCCCACCACCGCCAAAAGCGGCATCGTGTGGGCGGGGTGGGCCATGCTCATCGCCGTTTTGGCCACCTTCTTCTGGCCGGGGATGGGGAACTTTGCCCTCATCCTGGTGGCCCTTATTCTGGGCACGGCGGTGGCCTGGTGGGCGGCGGTCCGGGTGGCCATGACGGACATGCCCCAGATGGTGGCCATCTACAACGGCATGGGGGGCGGCGCGGCGGCCACCATCGCCATGGTGGAGCTCCTCAAGGGGGCGTTTGAGACCCCGGGGCTGATGGCCCTGGCCATCCTGGGCGGCCTGATCGGGAGCGTGGCCTTCACGGGGAGCCTCATCGCCTTCGCCAAGCTCCAGGGCATCATGAAAAGCCGCCCCATCCTCTTCCCCCTGCAGAAGCCCCTGAACCTCCTGGTCCTCCTCCTGGCGGCGGGGTTTGGCCTTTACCTCCTCTTCAACGACGCCACCTCGGTCATCGTCCTCTTCTTCCTCCTGGCCCTCCTCTTCGGCGTCCTCATGACCCTGCCCATCGGAGGCGGGGACATGCCCGTGGTCATCTCCCTCTACAACGCCTTCACCGGCATGGCGGTGGGCTTTGAGGGCTTCGCCGTCGGCAACCCGGCCTTGATGGTGGCGGGCACGCTGGTGGGGGCGGCGGGTACCCTCCTCACCTTCCTCATGGCCAAGGCCATGAACCGCTCCCTCTGGAGCGTCCTGGTGGGGGGCTTCGGGGTGGAGCAGGAGGCGGGCGAGGTCAAGGGCAGCCTCAAGCCCATTGACGTGGAGGACGCCGCCGTGATGCTGGCCTACGCCAACAAGGTGGTCTTCGTGCCCGGCTACGGCATGGCCCTCTCCCAGGCCCAGCACAAGGTGAAGGAGCTGGCCGAGCTTCTGGAGAGCCGAGGGGTGGAGGTGAAGTTCGCCATCCACCCGGTGGCGGGCCGGATGCCCGGGCACATGAACGTCCTCCTGGCCGAGGCCGGGGTGGATTACGACAAGCTCAAGGACCTGGAGGAGATCAACCCCGAGTTCCCCACCGTGGACGTGGCGGTGGTCATCGGGGCCAACGACGTGGTGAACCCCGCCGCCCGCCGTCCGGGAAGCCCCCTTTACGGCATGCCCATCCTGGACGTGGACAAGGCCAAGAACGTCATCGTCATCAAGCGGGGGCAGGGCAAGGGCTTCGCCGGCGTGGAGAACGAGCTTTTCTACGCGGACAACACCCGGATGCTCTACGGGGACGCCCAGGACGTCCTGGCCAAGCTCACCCAGGCCCTGAAAAAGCTCTAG
- a CDS encoding NAD(P) transhydrogenase subunit alpha: protein MEGFWAALYIFMLAAFTGYEVIGRVPVILHTPLMSGSNFIHGIVVVGAMVVLGHAETPLEQAIGFLGVILGAANAAGGYAVTVRMLEMFERKPGKGGGQ, encoded by the coding sequence ATGGAAGGATTCTGGGCGGCTTTGTACATCTTCATGCTGGCGGCCTTCACGGGCTACGAGGTCATCGGTCGGGTGCCGGTCATCCTGCACACGCCTCTGATGTCCGGGTCTAACTTCATCCACGGCATCGTGGTGGTGGGGGCCATGGTGGTCCTGGGGCACGCGGAGACCCCCCTCGAGCAGGCCATCGGCTTTCTGGGGGTCATCCTGGGGGCGGCCAACGCCGCGGGGGGGTACGCGGTGACCGTGCGCATGCTGGAGATGTTTGAGCGCAAGCCTGGCAAAGGGGGTGGCCAGTAA
- a CDS encoding NAD(P) transhydrogenase subunit alpha, translating into MVVVAVPKERAPGERRVALVPEVVARLVKEGLEVRVEKGAGEGAYHTDQAYLDAGAKVVERAALLPGARVVFTVQPPEMDLIQGLEKGALVVGFMQAHKNPDRVKALMERGVDALAMELIPRITRAQSMDALSSQATVAGYLAAIHAARLSSRFFPMLTTAAGTIRPAKVMVMGVGVAGLMAIATAKRLGAQVFAYDVRKAALEQALSLGAKPVELPISAEGEGGYARELTEEEKRIQHEALREHVAGMDAVITTAQVPGRRAPILLTEDMMDRLAPGSVVVDLAAESGGNCVLTKPGEVVEVKGVRIYGPLNLPSELSVHASEMYAKNLYNLSRLLFKGKDFAPDWEDEILKGALLVKDGQVVHGPTKALLGV; encoded by the coding sequence ATGGTCGTCGTTGCCGTACCCAAGGAACGGGCTCCCGGCGAGCGAAGGGTGGCCCTGGTGCCCGAGGTGGTGGCCCGCCTGGTCAAGGAGGGCCTCGAGGTGCGGGTGGAAAAGGGCGCGGGCGAGGGGGCCTACCATACGGACCAGGCCTATTTGGACGCGGGGGCGAAGGTGGTGGAGCGAGCCGCCCTCCTTCCAGGGGCCCGGGTGGTCTTCACCGTCCAGCCCCCGGAGATGGACCTCATCCAAGGCCTGGAGAAGGGGGCGCTCGTGGTGGGGTTCATGCAGGCCCACAAGAACCCCGACCGGGTGAAGGCCCTTATGGAGCGGGGCGTGGACGCCTTGGCCATGGAGCTCATCCCCCGGATCACCCGGGCCCAGTCCATGGACGCCCTCTCCAGCCAGGCCACGGTGGCGGGGTACCTGGCCGCCATCCACGCGGCCCGGCTTTCCTCCCGCTTCTTCCCCATGCTCACCACCGCCGCCGGGACCATCCGTCCGGCCAAGGTCATGGTCATGGGGGTGGGGGTGGCGGGGCTCATGGCCATCGCCACCGCCAAGCGCCTGGGGGCCCAGGTCTTCGCCTACGACGTGCGGAAGGCTGCCCTCGAGCAGGCCCTCTCCCTGGGGGCCAAGCCGGTGGAACTCCCCATCAGCGCCGAGGGGGAGGGCGGGTACGCCCGGGAGCTCACCGAGGAGGAAAAGCGCATCCAGCACGAGGCCCTGCGGGAGCACGTGGCGGGGATGGACGCCGTCATCACCACCGCCCAGGTCCCGGGCCGCCGGGCCCCCATCCTCCTCACGGAGGACATGATGGACCGGCTGGCCCCCGGGAGCGTGGTGGTGGACCTGGCGGCGGAGTCGGGGGGGAACTGCGTCCTCACCAAGCCCGGTGAGGTGGTGGAGGTCAAGGGGGTGCGGATCTACGGCCCCCTGAACCTTCCCAGCGAGCTCTCCGTCCACGCCTCCGAGATGTACGCCAAGAACCTCTACAACCTCTCCAGGCTCCTCTTCAAGGGCAAAGACTTCGCCCCCGACTGGGAGGACGAGATCCTCAAGGGGGCCCTTCTCGTCAAGGACGGCCAGGTGGTCCACGGGCCCACCAAGGCCCTTCTGGGGGTGTGA
- a CDS encoding DMT family transporter: protein MRPSGWRIGLVLTVGILASSTASVLVRLALEAAGTREVGFSLLMSALRLFFASLVLLPGFRLPRARAGLSFAALAGVFLALHFAFWITSLSFTSIAASTALVTTNPIWVTLFSWLFLKEPPTPLTLLGVGVALAGGLLIGLGDGGGGGSSPALGNALALLGAMSVSAYFLLGREAQRRGLSILEYVRLAYPVAALVLLPLPPLFGTPYLGHPPMAYLWILLMALIPQLVGHTSFNWATRYVPPVLVTLVILLEPVGASLLGFLLFGEFPGARVLLGAGVLLLGVALAVLGGRK, encoded by the coding sequence ATGCGTCCTTCCGGGTGGAGGATCGGTCTGGTGCTCACGGTGGGTATCCTGGCCTCCAGCACCGCCAGCGTCCTGGTCCGGCTGGCCCTCGAGGCCGCCGGGACCCGGGAGGTGGGGTTCAGCCTCCTGATGAGCGCCCTGAGGCTTTTCTTCGCCTCCTTGGTCCTCCTTCCGGGCTTCCGCCTGCCCCGGGCAAGGGCCGGCCTCAGTTTCGCCGCCCTGGCCGGGGTCTTCCTCGCCCTCCACTTCGCCTTCTGGATCACCTCCCTCTCCTTCACCTCCATCGCCGCCAGCACCGCCTTGGTCACCACCAACCCCATCTGGGTCACCCTCTTCTCCTGGCTCTTCCTCAAGGAGCCCCCCACCCCCCTGACCCTCCTGGGGGTGGGGGTGGCCCTGGCCGGGGGGCTCCTCATCGGCCTGGGGGACGGGGGCGGGGGCGGGTCCAGCCCCGCCCTGGGAAACGCCCTGGCCCTCCTAGGCGCTATGAGCGTCTCGGCCTACTTCCTCCTGGGCCGGGAGGCCCAGCGCCGGGGGCTCTCCATCCTGGAGTACGTGCGCCTGGCCTACCCGGTGGCCGCCCTGGTCCTCCTGCCCCTGCCGCCCCTGTTCGGCACCCCCTACCTGGGCCACCCCCCCATGGCCTACCTCTGGATCCTCCTCATGGCCCTCATCCCCCAGCTCGTGGGCCACACCAGCTTCAACTGGGCCACCCGGTACGTGCCCCCGGTTTTGGTCACCCTGGTCATCCTCCTCGAGCCCGTGGGGGCGAGCCTTCTGGGCTTCCTCCTCTTCGGGGAGTTCCCCGGGGCGCGGGTCCTCCTGGGGGCGGGGGTGCTCCTCCTCGGGGTGGCGCTCGCGGTCTTGGGAGGTCGGAAGTGA
- a CDS encoding EamA family transporter: MIPIALAALLWGLGGAVAGRFMHRIPPEVLIPLRFLLSFLLLLPLLLRHPPRGEWGRLFRVGLALSGAQAFYYLAIHLTTVATGIFLQYLAPLLLTLYALLRGERLPKRALLGVGLALLGAYLLVVGPRGLLGTPLGVVFGLLSAVSFAAYAAFSFGLRTPPLVSLAVATGVGSLLSLPVLLAHLEALLRLSPGDWLGVAYLVTLGTVVPFGLFLMGVRTVPARVATLVAMLEPLSGAVFAVPIAHEPLRPEALLGGGLVLLGVYLNRR; this comes from the coding sequence GTGATCCCCATCGCCCTGGCGGCGCTCCTTTGGGGGCTCGGGGGGGCGGTGGCGGGCCGGTTCATGCACCGCATCCCCCCGGAGGTCCTCATCCCCTTGCGCTTCCTCCTGAGCTTCCTCCTCCTCCTGCCCCTCCTCCTCCGCCACCCGCCCCGGGGGGAGTGGGGGCGGCTTTTCCGGGTGGGGCTGGCCCTTTCCGGGGCCCAGGCCTTTTACTACCTGGCCATCCACCTGACCACGGTGGCCACGGGGATCTTCCTCCAGTACCTGGCCCCCCTGCTCCTCACCCTCTACGCCCTCTTGAGGGGGGAGAGGCTTCCCAAAAGGGCCCTTTTGGGCGTGGGGCTCGCCCTCCTCGGGGCCTACCTCCTGGTGGTCGGGCCCCGGGGGCTTTTGGGCACCCCCTTGGGGGTGGTCTTCGGCCTCCTCTCCGCGGTGAGCTTCGCCGCCTACGCCGCCTTCTCCTTCGGCCTGAGGACCCCGCCTCTGGTGAGCCTGGCGGTGGCCACGGGGGTGGGGAGCCTCCTCAGCCTGCCCGTCCTCCTGGCCCACCTCGAGGCCCTCCTCCGCCTCTCGCCCGGGGACTGGCTGGGGGTGGCCTACCTGGTCACCCTGGGCACGGTGGTGCCCTTCGGCCTCTTCCTAATGGGGGTGCGGACCGTCCCCGCCCGGGTCGCCACCCTGGTGGCGATGCTCGAGCCCCTCTCCGGGGCGGTCTTCGCCGTCCCCATCGCCCACGAGCCGCTCCGGCCGGAGGCCCTTCTGGGCGGGGGGCTCGTCCTACTTGGGGTATACCTGAACCGGAGGTGA
- a CDS encoding MFS transporter, producing MAARVFFLFTLGYFLSYFFRSANAVLSKDLSMDLGLSPAQLGFMTSLFYLAFALTQLPLGGLLDRLGPRRVTPLFLTVAALGSLVFGLAPGFAVLALGRALIGVGMASALMGAMKAFSLWFPRTYATMSTLLVGLGATGGLLAATPLALLKESVGWRGVFLGAALLVLLVALALYLGVRDAPPGTALPRASREEGSAWRHPALLRVGALAFSFAGGFLALQTLWAGAYPYALGYGAVQVGNLLLLYSLSAVFGFLVSGYLADRFGTARVLLLSGALFALGLALLLMKALGAAYLVLGFFGAFNILTLTQARELVPPHLTGRATTLVNLMGIGGTFLLQWGIGVVVGSLGYPAAFLGLLALQLLALLLYRPLLRPPRTGQGRA from the coding sequence ATGGCGGCGCGGGTCTTTTTCCTCTTTACCCTGGGGTACTTCCTCTCCTACTTCTTCCGCTCGGCGAACGCGGTCCTCTCCAAGGACCTCTCTATGGACCTGGGCCTGAGCCCGGCCCAGCTGGGCTTCATGACCAGCCTTTTCTACCTGGCCTTCGCCCTGACCCAGCTCCCCCTGGGGGGGCTTCTGGACCGGCTGGGCCCCCGGAGGGTCACCCCCCTTTTCCTCACCGTGGCCGCCCTGGGAAGCCTGGTCTTCGGCCTCGCCCCAGGCTTCGCCGTCCTCGCCCTGGGCCGGGCCCTGATCGGGGTGGGGATGGCCTCGGCCCTTATGGGGGCGATGAAGGCCTTCAGCCTCTGGTTCCCCAGGACCTACGCCACCATGAGCACCCTCCTGGTGGGCCTGGGGGCCACCGGGGGTCTTTTGGCCGCCACCCCCTTGGCCCTCCTCAAGGAGAGCGTGGGCTGGCGGGGCGTCTTCCTGGGGGCGGCCCTTTTGGTCCTCCTGGTGGCCCTGGCCCTCTACCTGGGGGTGCGGGACGCCCCCCCGGGGACCGCCCTGCCCCGGGCCTCGAGGGAGGAGGGCTCGGCCTGGAGGCACCCCGCCCTCCTCCGGGTGGGGGCCTTGGCCTTCTCCTTCGCCGGGGGGTTTTTGGCCCTCCAGACACTCTGGGCCGGGGCCTACCCCTACGCCCTGGGCTACGGGGCGGTCCAGGTGGGCAACCTCCTCCTCCTCTACAGCCTCTCCGCCGTCTTCGGCTTCCTGGTCTCCGGCTACCTGGCGGACCGGTTCGGCACGGCCCGGGTCCTCCTCCTCTCGGGGGCCCTCTTCGCCCTGGGGCTGGCCCTACTCCTTATGAAAGCCCTGGGGGCGGCCTACCTCGTCCTGGGCTTCTTCGGGGCCTTCAACATCCTCACCCTGACCCAGGCCCGGGAGCTCGTCCCCCCTCACCTCACCGGCCGGGCCACCACCCTGGTCAACCTGATGGGGATCGGGGGCACCTTCCTCCTCCAGTGGGGGATCGGGGTGGTGGTGGGGAGCCTGGGCTACCCGGCCGCCTTCCTCGGGCTTTTGGCCCTTCAGCTTTTGGCCCTCCTCCTCTACCGGCCCCTCCTCAGGCCGCCCCGTACGGGCCAAGGGAGGGCATGA
- a CDS encoding response regulator transcription factor — translation MATVLVVEDEAAVRLGLRLALERAGHQVLEAESARAAWPLLRAAEVVVLDWRLPDEPGVALLERMREKGMETPVLMLTARAEAQDKVEGLRRGADDYLTKPFLVEELLARLEALLRRARPRRLIQRGPLVLDLDRLEARLEGRPLPLTRREFDLLAFLARRPGRVYTREELLEAVWGEYLGTPRTVDQHILQLREKLGEDPKAPRFLETVRGVGYRFREEA, via the coding sequence GTGGCCACGGTGCTGGTGGTGGAGGACGAGGCCGCGGTCCGGCTGGGGCTGAGGCTGGCCCTGGAGCGGGCGGGGCACCAGGTCCTGGAGGCGGAAAGCGCCCGCGCCGCCTGGCCGCTTCTGAGGGCGGCGGAGGTGGTGGTCCTGGACTGGCGCCTGCCCGACGAGCCGGGGGTCGCCCTCCTGGAGCGCATGCGGGAGAAGGGGATGGAGACCCCCGTCCTGATGCTCACCGCCCGGGCGGAGGCCCAGGACAAGGTGGAGGGGCTGAGGCGGGGGGCGGACGACTACCTGACCAAGCCCTTCCTGGTGGAGGAGCTTTTGGCCCGCCTCGAGGCCCTCCTCCGCCGGGCCCGGCCCAGGCGGTTGATCCAGCGGGGGCCCCTGGTCCTGGACCTGGACCGCCTCGAGGCCCGCCTGGAGGGGCGGCCCCTCCCCCTCACCCGGCGGGAGTTTGACCTCCTGGCCTTCCTGGCCAGGCGGCCCGGCCGGGTCTACACCCGGGAGGAGCTTCTGGAGGCGGTCTGGGGGGAGTACCTGGGCACCCCGAGGACGGTGGACCAGCACATCCTCCAGCTCCGGGAGAAGCTGGGGGAGGACCCCAAGGCCCCCAGGTTCCTGGAGACGGTCCGGGGGGTGGGGTACCGGTTCCGGGAGGAGGCGTGA